A genomic segment from Pleurodeles waltl isolate 20211129_DDA chromosome 9, aPleWal1.hap1.20221129, whole genome shotgun sequence encodes:
- the LOC138259756 gene encoding alpha-1-antitrypsin-like → MISASLRFAFDIYKHSASRCPSKNFFFSPLSISTAFAMLSEGAKSKTREQIIEALGFNLTDIEEEEINKGFEHLILSLPKNESKLSVTLGNVVFLKDKLKLLETFKGAAKHHYQAEILTSNFDSPEDATNQINDYVEKHTNGKIVDLVDSLEENTNVVLVNYIFFKGKWKHPFNALETSTEKFFVNENTTVEVPMMIQTKYFNAVFDEELPCTVVNLPYKGNAYMKLVLPNPRKMKEVEDALSANTFTRWIHQSNLRLVELSLPKISIAASFPLKDTLQEMGMTDVFTDHSGLSRIAEGVSLKLAKAVHKAFLSVDEEGTEAAAATLEEGVPTTIITEANFNRPFLLFICSQEDHHIFFMGRVENPLEK, encoded by the exons AAGAACTTCTTCTTTTCCCCTTTGAGTATTTCTACTGCCTTTGCCATGTTATCCGAGGGGGCCAAGTCGAAGACCCGTGAGCAGATCATTGAGGCGCTTGGCTTCAACCTTACAGACATTGAGGAAGAGGAAATAAACAAAGGCTTTGAACACCTAATCCTCTCTCTCCCCAAGAATGAGAGCAAACTATCAGTGACACTAGGGAATGTGGTCTTCCTGAAAGACAAGCTAAAGCTACTTGAAACTTTCAAAGGTGCTGCAAAACACCATTACCAGGCAGAAATACTGACGTCAAACTTCGACAGCCCAGAAGACGCTACAAATCAGATTAATGATTATGTAGAAAAGCACACTAACGGGAAAATTGTGGACTTGGTAGATAGTTTGGAAGAGAACACCAATGTGGTTCTTGTGAACTACATCTTCTTCAAAG GGAAATGGAAGCATCCATTCAATGCATTAGAAACCAGTACCGAGAAGTTCTTCGTGAACGAGAACACTACAGTGGAAGTTCCCATGATGATTCAAACTAAATATTTTAACGCTGTATTCGACGAGGAGCTACCTTGCACCGTGGTTAATCTGCCGTACAAGGGAAATGCTTACATGAAACTTGTTTTGCCTAATCCTAGAAAAATGAAAGAGGTGGAAGATGCTTTATCAGCAAATACATTCACAAGATGGATTCACCAATCAAACCTAAG gCTTGTAGAACTTTCCCTTCCCAAGATTTCAATAGCAGCATCCTTCCCACTGAAAGATACTCTACAGGAGATGGGAATGACAGATGTATTCACTGACCATTCAGGTCTGTCTCGGATTGCTGAAGGAGTATCTTTGAAGTTGGCCAAG GCTGTACATAAAGCTTTCCTTTCTGTGGACGAAGAAGGTACAGAGGCTGCTGCCGCCACACTTGAGGAAGGGGTCCCAACTACCATTATCACAGAAGCGAATTTCAACAGGCCGTTCCTCCTCTTCATTTGCAGCCAAGAAGACCATCACATTTTCTTCATGGGAAGGGTTGAAAACCCACTAGAAAAATAA